A genome region from Nocardiopsis exhalans includes the following:
- a CDS encoding thiamine pyrophosphate-dependent enzyme — MAPAAQRPQPPTDTAAHATVSVLAAAGIRRCYTVPGESFLELADAIDQHPGMALVSTRHEGGAAFMAEAEAKLTGVPAVAAATRGPGAANLAVGVHTAMQDSTPMIVFLGQAETERLGREAFQEVDLTAFYAPITKWSTTVHRADRLAEVTARAIRIATTGRPGPVAIAVPGDLFGERVGPQPEPHPFVAPRPPLGGGDRDRLAAWLARAVRPVIIAGGGARSARADLVRVAEQYSAGVYAAWRRQDVFPNDHPLYLGHLGLGAPSAVLGALADADAVLVVGCRMSETTTQGYRLPESDGRTRIAQIDIDPEQVGATKDVWLGAVADAGEALRSLAGAPVKAPYRDWSAARRIWVESATVPAETGRHRSGRMHPWSVIAGMREALPEDTLITNDAGNFASFLHRGWWFRHPDTQLAPTSGAMGYAVPAAVAAKLTAPERTVVAVAGDGGALMTGQELETAVRHGAAITVVVFQNGLYGTIAMHQARELGRIAGTEISGPLDLAGYARALGARGATVHNREELEKALAEAVGSDLPTLVDVRTDPEVISPTATMTDLLGES; from the coding sequence ATGGCCCCTGCCGCACAACGGCCCCAACCCCCCACCGACACCGCCGCGCACGCGACGGTGTCGGTCCTGGCCGCCGCCGGGATCAGACGGTGCTACACCGTCCCCGGCGAGAGCTTCCTCGAACTGGCGGACGCCATCGACCAGCACCCGGGGATGGCCCTGGTCTCCACCCGGCACGAGGGCGGCGCCGCCTTCATGGCCGAGGCCGAGGCCAAGCTCACCGGCGTCCCCGCCGTGGCCGCCGCCACCCGCGGCCCCGGCGCGGCCAACCTCGCGGTGGGTGTGCACACCGCCATGCAGGACTCCACCCCGATGATCGTGTTCCTCGGCCAGGCCGAGACCGAACGCCTGGGGCGCGAGGCCTTCCAGGAGGTGGACCTGACCGCCTTCTACGCGCCCATCACCAAGTGGTCCACCACCGTGCACCGGGCCGACCGGCTGGCGGAGGTCACCGCCCGGGCGATCCGGATCGCCACCACCGGCCGCCCCGGCCCGGTGGCCATCGCGGTGCCGGGCGACCTGTTCGGCGAACGGGTCGGCCCGCAGCCCGAACCACACCCCTTCGTGGCCCCCCGGCCCCCGTTGGGCGGGGGCGACCGGGACCGGCTGGCCGCCTGGCTGGCCCGGGCGGTGCGCCCGGTGATCATCGCCGGCGGCGGGGCCAGGTCCGCGCGCGCGGACCTGGTGCGCGTGGCCGAGCAGTACAGCGCCGGGGTGTACGCCGCCTGGCGGCGGCAGGACGTGTTCCCCAACGACCACCCGCTCTACCTCGGGCACCTGGGACTGGGCGCGCCGAGCGCGGTGCTGGGCGCGCTGGCCGACGCCGACGCGGTGCTGGTGGTGGGCTGCCGGATGAGCGAGACCACCACCCAGGGGTACCGGCTGCCCGAGTCCGACGGGCGCACCCGCATCGCGCAGATCGACATCGACCCCGAGCAGGTGGGCGCCACCAAGGACGTGTGGCTCGGCGCGGTGGCCGACGCCGGGGAGGCCCTGCGCTCGCTGGCCGGGGCCCCGGTCAAGGCGCCCTACCGGGACTGGAGCGCGGCCCGCCGGATCTGGGTGGAGAGCGCGACGGTCCCGGCCGAGACCGGTCGGCACCGGAGCGGCCGCATGCACCCGTGGTCGGTGATCGCCGGGATGCGCGAGGCCCTGCCCGAAGACACCCTGATCACCAACGACGCGGGCAACTTCGCGTCCTTCCTGCACCGGGGGTGGTGGTTCCGGCACCCGGACACCCAGCTGGCGCCGACCAGCGGGGCCATGGGGTACGCCGTGCCCGCAGCGGTGGCCGCCAAGCTCACCGCGCCCGAGCGGACAGTAGTGGCGGTGGCCGGTGACGGCGGCGCGCTGATGACCGGACAGGAGTTGGAGACGGCGGTCCGGCACGGGGCGGCGATCACCGTCGTGGTGTTTCAGAACGGGCTGTACGGCACGATCGCCATGCACCAGGCTCGTGAGCTGGGCCGGATCGCGGGCACGGAGATCAGCGGCCCCCTGGACCTGGCGGGGTACGCCCGCGCGCTGGGCGCCAGAGGTGCCACCGTGCACAACCGTGAGGAGTTGGAGAAGGCGCTGGCCGAGGCGGTGGGTTCGGACCTGCCCACCCTGGTGGACGTGCGCACCGACCCGGAGGTGATCAGCCCGACCGCCACCATGACGGACCTGCTCGGCGAGAGCTGA
- a CDS encoding DMT family transporter, with amino-acid sequence MSTVPTASAPVVPVYREPVPTGTAQPRNPLLGWRAKFVLLALIWGMSFVLIKTGAEVLAPLQLALGRMATGALPLLAVLFLSRGRLPSSPRLWGHMFVVALLLNTIPFTLFGYAGQLIPSALMGIVNASTPLFGVVFAMLILSDERPDRTRVLGLGIGFLGVLTVFGVWNSLSTVNVTDGDALLGMLMVVGATACYGIGTPYLRRFVAGSAHTALELSALQMLLGTLPLLVLAPLLTEAPTELTWKAVLAVTVLGVFGTGFAYILNYAIVRAAGATVATTVTYVAPVIAVTAGVVLLGETLSWNQPLGALVIILGAALCQGVLRVRRPTPSRGGRRKGH; translated from the coding sequence ATGTCCACTGTCCCCACAGCCTCGGCACCGGTTGTCCCGGTTTACCGCGAGCCGGTTCCCACCGGCACCGCTCAGCCCCGAAACCCGCTCCTGGGCTGGCGCGCCAAGTTCGTACTCCTCGCCCTCATCTGGGGCATGAGCTTCGTCCTGATCAAGACCGGTGCCGAGGTCCTCGCCCCGCTCCAGCTCGCCCTCGGGCGCATGGCCACTGGCGCCCTGCCGCTGCTCGCGGTCCTGTTCCTGAGCCGCGGGCGCCTGCCGTCCTCGCCCCGCCTGTGGGGGCACATGTTCGTGGTGGCCCTCCTGCTGAACACCATCCCGTTCACCCTGTTCGGCTACGCGGGGCAACTCATCCCATCCGCGCTGATGGGGATCGTCAACGCCTCGACCCCGCTGTTCGGGGTGGTGTTCGCGATGCTGATCCTGTCCGACGAGCGGCCGGACCGCACCCGCGTCCTCGGCCTCGGCATCGGCTTCCTCGGGGTGCTCACCGTCTTCGGGGTGTGGAACTCGCTGAGCACGGTGAACGTGACCGACGGCGATGCCCTGCTCGGGATGCTGATGGTGGTGGGCGCCACCGCCTGCTACGGGATCGGCACCCCCTACCTGCGCCGCTTCGTCGCGGGCAGTGCGCACACCGCGCTGGAGCTGAGCGCCCTGCAGATGCTGCTCGGCACCCTGCCCCTGCTGGTGCTGGCGCCCCTGCTCACCGAAGCCCCCACCGAGCTGACCTGGAAGGCCGTCCTGGCGGTGACCGTGCTGGGCGTGTTCGGCACCGGCTTCGCCTACATCCTGAACTACGCCATCGTGCGGGCCGCCGGAGCGACCGTGGCCACCACGGTCACCTATGTGGCCCCGGTGATCGCGGTCACCGCCGGGGTCGTCCTGCTCGGTGAGACCCTGAGCTGGAACCAGCCGCTCGGGGCACTGGTCATCATCCTGGGCGCGGCCCTGTGCCAGGGCGTACTACGCGTCCGCCGCCCGACCCCGAGCAGGGGCGGACGGCGGAAAGGTCACTGA
- a CDS encoding TraR/DksA family transcriptional regulator produces the protein MKATEAAALPVRPGEGPWTPEELEQVRNQLESEIVAQREEIRESENEVDELLTDPVAGAGDDPADTGAKTFQREHDLALAYNTRDLLAKNERAIERMRAGTYGVCESCGQAIGKARLQAFPRATLCVTCKQREERR, from the coding sequence ATGAAGGCCACCGAGGCGGCGGCGCTGCCGGTCCGGCCGGGGGAGGGGCCCTGGACGCCGGAGGAACTCGAGCAGGTCCGGAACCAGTTGGAGAGCGAGATCGTGGCTCAGCGGGAGGAGATCCGCGAGAGCGAGAACGAGGTCGACGAGCTGCTCACCGACCCGGTCGCGGGGGCGGGGGACGATCCCGCGGACACCGGTGCGAAGACCTTCCAACGCGAACACGATCTGGCGTTGGCCTACAATACTCGTGACCTGCTCGCCAAGAACGAGCGGGCGATCGAACGGATGCGCGCGGGGACCTACGGGGTCTGTGAGTCATGCGGCCAGGCCATCGGGAAGGCACGTCTACAGGCCTTCCCGCGTGCGACCCTGTGCGTCACCTGCAAACAGCGCGAGGAGCGTCGCTGA
- a CDS encoding LysR family transcriptional regulator yields the protein MLSVDRLRVLHAIAAHGSLSAASQALHVTNSAVSQQLTKLEREVGQPLVERNGRGVRLTDAAELLVEHTSRILSLVHRAEADLEAHRGEVTGHLRLSATPTAVRGLLPTALPALREAHPALRVELLEAEPQESVSAMARGDADLALVVDWMGAPLELPQGMTRASLMEDIGDIALPADHPLAHREILELDEILDLPWISWTRGSICDDWLNAIIRGRGAEPEIIHSAEEHQTKLALIAAGIGAAVMPRLGRGPLPEGVRVVPVQPALVRQVYVFWRTDASRRPAIRAVVRALREAAATYTE from the coding sequence ATGCTCAGTGTCGACCGGCTCCGGGTCCTGCACGCCATCGCCGCCCACGGCTCGCTCAGCGCCGCCTCCCAGGCCCTGCACGTCACCAACTCCGCCGTCTCCCAGCAACTGACCAAACTCGAACGCGAGGTCGGCCAACCCCTGGTCGAACGGAACGGGCGCGGAGTGCGCCTGACCGACGCCGCCGAACTCCTCGTCGAACACACCTCCCGCATCCTGTCCCTGGTCCACCGCGCCGAAGCCGACCTCGAAGCCCATCGGGGCGAGGTCACCGGCCACCTGAGGCTGTCCGCCACTCCCACGGCGGTACGCGGACTCCTGCCCACCGCCCTCCCGGCCCTGCGCGAGGCCCATCCGGCCCTGCGGGTCGAACTCCTCGAGGCGGAACCCCAGGAGAGCGTCTCCGCCATGGCACGCGGCGACGCCGACCTGGCCCTGGTCGTGGACTGGATGGGCGCGCCGCTGGAACTGCCCCAGGGGATGACGCGCGCCTCGCTCATGGAGGACATAGGGGACATCGCCCTGCCCGCCGACCACCCTCTGGCCCACCGGGAGATCCTGGAGCTCGACGAGATCCTGGACCTGCCCTGGATCAGCTGGACCAGGGGATCCATCTGCGACGACTGGCTGAACGCCATCATCCGCGGCCGGGGCGCCGAACCCGAGATCATTCACTCCGCGGAGGAGCACCAGACCAAACTGGCCCTCATCGCGGCCGGGATCGGAGCGGCCGTCATGCCCCGCCTGGGTCGCGGCCCTCTCCCCGAAGGGGTCCGCGTGGTCCCGGTCCAACCCGCGCTGGTCCGCCAGGTCTACGTCTTCTGGCGCACGGACGCCTCCCGCCGCCCCGCCATCCGGGCAGTGGTCCGCGCCCTACGCGAGGCCGCCGCGACGTACACGGAGTAG
- a CDS encoding RluA family pseudouridine synthase, producing the protein MSDTRSLPVPDGLEGDRLDSAIARMFGLSRTRAAELIGDGGVLLDGAEAGKSDRVQAGSWLEVTLPPPPTAPVPRAEAVPGMRIVHEDTDIIVVDKPVGVVAHPTVGWTGPSVLEGLLASGVQLATSGAAERQGIVHRLDANTTGLMVVAKSETAYSVLKRAFKERTVDKHYHTLVQGHPDPLRGTVDAPIDRHPAGDGRWAVVAGGRPSVTHYDTQEAFRAASLLEIKLETGRTHQIRVHMAALRHPCVGDHLYGADPTLAERLGVKRQWLHAVRLGFDHPTEHRPVEFSSPYPEDLEAAVAKLRED; encoded by the coding sequence ATGAGCGACACAAGGAGCCTCCCCGTCCCTGACGGTCTGGAGGGCGACCGGCTGGATTCCGCGATCGCGCGGATGTTCGGGCTCTCCCGGACCCGTGCCGCGGAGCTGATCGGGGACGGCGGCGTCCTCCTCGACGGCGCCGAGGCGGGCAAGTCCGACCGGGTGCAGGCCGGTTCCTGGCTGGAGGTCACCCTCCCGCCGCCGCCCACCGCCCCCGTCCCGCGGGCCGAGGCGGTCCCGGGCATGCGGATCGTGCACGAGGACACCGACATCATCGTGGTGGACAAGCCGGTCGGCGTGGTCGCGCACCCGACGGTCGGCTGGACCGGCCCCAGCGTCCTGGAGGGCCTGCTGGCCTCGGGCGTGCAACTGGCCACCAGCGGTGCCGCGGAGCGTCAGGGCATCGTGCACCGCCTGGACGCCAACACCACCGGCCTGATGGTGGTCGCCAAGAGCGAGACCGCCTACAGCGTGCTCAAGCGGGCGTTCAAGGAGCGCACCGTGGACAAGCACTACCACACGCTGGTCCAGGGCCACCCGGACCCGCTGCGCGGCACCGTCGACGCCCCGATCGACCGCCACCCCGCCGGTGACGGCCGCTGGGCCGTGGTCGCGGGCGGGCGTCCCTCGGTGACGCACTACGACACCCAGGAGGCCTTCCGGGCCGCCAGCCTGCTGGAGATCAAGCTGGAGACGGGCCGCACCCACCAGATCCGGGTACACATGGCCGCGCTGCGTCACCCCTGCGTAGGTGACCACCTCTACGGCGCCGACCCCACACTCGCCGAGCGGCTGGGTGTCAAGCGCCAGTGGCTGCACGCGGTGCGGCTGGGCTTCGACCACCCCACCGAGCACCGCCCGGTGGAGTTCTCCAGCCCCTACCCGGAGGACCTCGAAGCCGCCGTGGCCAAGCTCCGCGAGGACTAG
- a CDS encoding IS4 family transposase yields MPDQYATTSHTHTRTITVAAGIYAPGHLGELTRYLPFDLIDAVLEHTRTQQQRLRALPSRVGVYFVLALNLFPHLGYARVWDTLVAGLQSLPLPRPSQAALVHLRRRLGPTPFKTLFQTLAAPLAQPTTPGTRYRHWRTVAFDACHSIKAPDSARNLTWLRKICYQQGTEGYPRLQITALCETGTRSLLGATLTRAPSGEPDQARTLLDRLTPQMLVLADQAYQGNTFLGEVADTGAQLLIRLREHRRPRVETLLPDGSYLTHLDGLKLRIVQARITATTQDGTQVRGVYRLATTLLDHRTDPARQLLALYHERWEVESAFYSLRHTLLHRRVLRSQDPAGLEQEVWALLVLYQALRMPMVEAVESRPGTHADRAPFTTALNTARCQVITAQQVLPDQDAPGRGGGIVQAVRENLLPARRARISARKLKCSHRRYREADPERPLTTDRVQDLELEILAPAPEAVAGPQQPAAKMVPGIRPGGSKERTMRLLGSDLSRGWSPIEVARALDYPHYRSLATQMGVWVQEGFLQRTAHGRYTLALRWAGVELTAQRVP; encoded by the coding sequence CCGTGGCCGCCGGTATCTACGCCCCCGGCCACCTAGGCGAACTCACCCGCTACCTGCCCTTCGACCTCATCGACGCCGTCCTGGAACACACCCGCACCCAGCAACAACGACTGCGCGCTCTGCCCTCACGGGTCGGGGTCTACTTCGTGCTGGCCCTGAACCTGTTCCCCCACCTGGGATACGCCCGCGTCTGGGACACCCTCGTAGCGGGCCTGCAAAGCCTGCCCCTGCCCCGCCCCAGCCAGGCCGCGCTCGTGCACCTGCGCCGACGCCTGGGCCCCACCCCGTTCAAAACCCTCTTCCAGACCCTGGCGGCTCCCTTGGCCCAACCCACCACCCCAGGAACCCGCTACCGGCACTGGCGCACCGTGGCCTTCGACGCCTGCCACTCGATCAAAGCCCCCGACAGCGCACGCAACCTCACCTGGCTCCGCAAGATCTGCTACCAGCAAGGCACGGAAGGCTACCCCCGCCTGCAGATCACCGCCCTGTGCGAGACCGGTACCCGCTCCCTGCTGGGCGCCACCCTGACCCGCGCCCCCAGCGGCGAACCCGACCAGGCCCGCACCCTGCTCGACCGGCTCACCCCCCAGATGCTGGTCCTGGCCGACCAGGCCTACCAAGGCAACACCTTCCTGGGCGAGGTCGCCGACACCGGAGCCCAACTCCTGATCCGCCTGCGAGAACACCGCCGCCCCCGGGTGGAAACCCTGCTCCCGGACGGCTCTTACCTGACTCACCTGGACGGGCTCAAACTCCGCATCGTCCAAGCCCGCATCACCGCCACCACCCAGGACGGGACACAGGTCAGGGGCGTGTACCGGCTGGCCACCACCCTGCTGGACCACCGCACCGACCCCGCCCGGCAACTGCTGGCCCTGTACCACGAACGCTGGGAGGTGGAATCGGCCTTCTACTCCCTACGACACACCCTGCTGCACCGTCGTGTGCTGCGCTCCCAGGACCCGGCCGGCCTGGAGCAGGAGGTGTGGGCCCTGCTGGTGCTCTACCAGGCGCTGCGCATGCCCATGGTCGAGGCGGTGGAGTCCCGGCCAGGCACCCACGCCGATCGGGCCCCCTTCACCACCGCCCTGAACACCGCCCGTTGCCAGGTCATCACCGCCCAGCAGGTGCTGCCCGACCAAGACGCCCCCGGCCGAGGCGGGGGCATAGTCCAAGCGGTACGGGAGAACCTGCTCCCGGCCCGCCGTGCTCGGATCAGCGCACGCAAGCTCAAGTGTTCCCACCGGCGTTACCGCGAAGCCGACCCCGAGCGGCCCCTGACCACCGATCGGGTGCAGGATCTGGAGTTGGAGATCTTGGCCCCTGCGCCCGAGGCCGTGGCGGGGCCCCAACAGCCCGCGGCCAAGATGGTGCCCGGGATCCGGCCCGGTGGGTCCAAGGAGCGCACGATGCGCCTGTTGGGCTCGGACCTGAGTCGGGGGTGGAGTCCGATCGAGGTCGCTCGGGCGTTGGATTATCCGCATTATCGGAGTCTGGCCACGCAGATGGGGGTGTGGGTCCAGGAGGGGTTCCTGCAACGGACCGCGCATGGCCGATACACGCTGGCTCTGCGGTGGGCGGGGGTGGAGTTGACAGCCCAGCGTGTTCCTTAA
- the lspA gene encoding signal peptidase II produces MTTTDNTVARPRRYVLLLLVALAAIVADFLTKEWVLAVFSQGERLDVIGSFVQFTLVYNTGAAFSLGTGYTWVFTAIATIVVLAIAYIGWRVRSVWWGVTLGLMMGGAAGNLVDRYFRGETPGTGAVVDFISVGTFPVFNIADSCVVVGACLVVALTFKGLNLDGTMVADETAEEDTESAGPAEAGDGEGTGAPGGTAGQDSAENDGGENDKGNGA; encoded by the coding sequence ATGACCACGACCGACAACACCGTTGCCCGGCCGCGCAGGTACGTACTCCTGTTGTTGGTCGCGCTCGCCGCGATCGTCGCCGACTTCCTGACCAAGGAATGGGTACTGGCGGTCTTCTCCCAGGGCGAGCGCCTCGACGTCATCGGCAGCTTCGTCCAGTTCACCCTGGTCTACAACACCGGCGCCGCGTTCTCGCTCGGCACCGGCTACACCTGGGTGTTCACCGCCATCGCCACCATCGTGGTCCTCGCGATCGCCTACATCGGCTGGCGCGTGCGCAGCGTGTGGTGGGGCGTCACGCTCGGCCTCATGATGGGCGGGGCCGCGGGCAACCTCGTCGACCGCTACTTCCGGGGCGAGACGCCCGGCACCGGAGCGGTCGTCGACTTCATCAGCGTCGGGACCTTTCCGGTCTTCAACATCGCCGACTCCTGCGTGGTGGTGGGGGCCTGCCTGGTGGTGGCACTCACCTTCAAGGGCCTCAACCTGGACGGGACGATGGTCGCGGACGAGACGGCGGAGGAGGACACCGAGAGCGCTGGACCCGCTGAGGCGGGTGACGGCGAGGGCACCGGGGCGCCCGGTGGTACCGCCGGGCAGGACTCCGCCGAGAACGACGGCGGAGAGAACGACAAGGGGAACGGCGCATGA
- the ileS gene encoding isoleucine--tRNA ligase codes for MTDDPRPESRALPQLPAQIDLPATEREILGRWSKENVFQRSLDQTRGNENWVFYEGPPTANGQPGVHHVEARAFKDVFPRFRTMRGYHVDRKAGWDCHGLPVEVAVEKELGLSGKKDIEAFGIAEFNDRCRESVLRNVDAFTAMTERMGYWVNMEDAYRTMDPQYVESVWWALKQIWDKGLLSRDYRISPYCPRCGTTLSDHELAQGYETVTDPSVYVRFPVTSGPLASPEHPTALLVWTTTPWTLVSNTAVAVHPDVKYVVATNGDERLVVAEPLFEKVLGEGWELTGESYEGDEMERWTYQRPFDLVPFDEPAHYVVLADYVTVEDGTGLVHQSPAFGADDMTVCRSYGLPVVNPVRPDGTFEAELPLVGGVFFKTADKTLVRDLKDRGLLFRHQNYEHSYPHCWRCHTALLYYAVPSWYIRTTAVKDELLAQNDVTNWVPENVKEGRFGEWLRGNVDWALSRNRYWGTPLPIWEFPDGRQICVGSLAELSELSGQDLSNLDPHRPYVDDIVIPDPEADPSLPEDQRVARRVPEVIDAWFDSGSMPFAQWGAPHQNKETFEENFPAQYISEAIDQTRGWFYSLLAVSTLVFGRNSFENVVVLGHILAEDGRKMSKHLGNVMQPIPVMDQHGADALRWFMLASGSPWTARRVGHAALEEIVRKVLLTYYSTTSFFTLYANAGSGWDHSKLADAPAPQDRPLLDRWLLSELNEVVRDVTEAMDKFDTTGAGRRLTAFVDDVSNWYVRRSRRRFWGGADTPEGAAAFATLFEALETVTLLMAPIVPFLTDHVWSALRRPEGPDSVHLASWPQVNEDLIDPELSKNMALTRRLVELGRSARVDSAMRTRQPLARAMVGAPGFADLPEQLRAQVADELNVAGLDSLSSVRGDLVDYVVKPNFRALGKRFAKRTPLVAKAIQAADPAALVEQVRETGWAQVRVEDEPVEVNADEVLVTEQPREGWAVASEAGETVALDLELTPELRRAGLAREMVRMLQEARKNSGLDVSDRIHVWWASEDEAVRQALSEHGQMIAGEVLADAFVAGAGEDAPHSAESEEFGVTFSFRRA; via the coding sequence GTGACCGACGACCCCCGGCCCGAATCCCGCGCGCTGCCCCAGCTGCCCGCTCAGATCGACCTGCCCGCGACGGAGCGCGAGATCCTCGGCCGCTGGTCGAAGGAGAACGTCTTCCAGCGGTCGCTCGACCAGACCCGCGGCAACGAGAACTGGGTGTTCTACGAGGGCCCGCCCACCGCGAACGGCCAGCCCGGCGTGCACCACGTCGAGGCCCGCGCCTTCAAGGACGTCTTCCCGCGCTTCCGCACCATGCGCGGCTACCACGTGGACCGCAAGGCCGGCTGGGACTGCCACGGCCTGCCCGTCGAGGTCGCCGTGGAGAAGGAACTCGGCCTGAGCGGCAAGAAGGACATCGAGGCCTTCGGCATCGCCGAGTTCAACGACCGCTGCCGCGAGTCCGTCCTGCGCAACGTGGACGCGTTCACCGCCATGACCGAGCGCATGGGCTACTGGGTGAACATGGAAGACGCCTACCGCACCATGGACCCGCAGTACGTGGAGTCCGTGTGGTGGGCGCTCAAGCAGATCTGGGACAAGGGCCTGCTGTCCCGCGACTACCGGATCAGCCCCTACTGCCCGCGCTGCGGCACCACCCTGTCCGACCACGAACTGGCCCAGGGCTACGAGACCGTCACCGACCCGTCGGTGTACGTGCGGTTCCCGGTCACCTCCGGCCCGCTGGCCTCACCCGAGCACCCCACCGCGCTGCTGGTGTGGACGACCACCCCGTGGACCCTGGTGTCCAACACCGCGGTGGCCGTGCACCCCGACGTCAAGTACGTGGTGGCCACCAACGGCGACGAGCGCCTCGTGGTCGCCGAGCCGCTGTTCGAGAAGGTACTCGGCGAGGGCTGGGAGCTCACCGGCGAGAGCTACGAGGGCGACGAGATGGAGCGCTGGACCTATCAGCGCCCCTTCGACCTGGTGCCCTTCGACGAGCCCGCGCACTACGTGGTGCTCGCCGACTACGTCACGGTCGAGGACGGTACGGGTCTGGTCCACCAGTCCCCCGCCTTCGGCGCCGACGACATGACGGTCTGCCGCTCCTACGGCCTGCCCGTGGTCAACCCGGTCCGCCCCGACGGCACCTTCGAGGCCGAGCTGCCGCTGGTCGGCGGGGTCTTCTTCAAGACCGCCGACAAGACGCTGGTCCGCGACCTCAAGGACCGCGGCCTGCTCTTCCGCCACCAGAACTACGAGCACTCCTACCCGCACTGCTGGCGCTGCCACACCGCGCTGCTCTACTACGCGGTCCCGTCCTGGTACATCCGCACCACCGCGGTCAAGGACGAGCTGCTCGCGCAGAACGACGTCACCAACTGGGTGCCGGAGAACGTCAAGGAGGGCCGCTTCGGCGAGTGGCTGCGCGGCAACGTCGACTGGGCGCTGTCCCGCAACCGCTACTGGGGCACCCCGCTGCCGATCTGGGAGTTCCCCGACGGCCGCCAGATCTGTGTCGGGTCCCTGGCGGAGCTGAGCGAGCTCAGCGGCCAGGACCTGTCCAACCTGGACCCGCACCGCCCCTACGTGGACGACATCGTCATCCCCGACCCCGAAGCCGACCCGTCCCTGCCCGAGGACCAGCGGGTCGCCCGCCGCGTGCCCGAGGTCATCGACGCGTGGTTCGACTCCGGTTCTATGCCGTTCGCCCAGTGGGGCGCGCCGCACCAGAACAAGGAGACCTTCGAGGAGAACTTCCCGGCGCAGTACATCTCCGAGGCGATCGACCAGACCCGTGGCTGGTTCTACTCGCTGCTGGCGGTCAGCACCCTGGTGTTCGGCCGCAACTCGTTCGAGAACGTGGTCGTGCTCGGCCACATCCTCGCCGAGGACGGCCGCAAGATGAGCAAGCACCTGGGCAACGTCATGCAGCCCATCCCGGTGATGGACCAGCACGGCGCGGACGCCCTGCGCTGGTTCATGCTGGCCAGCGGTTCGCCGTGGACGGCCCGCCGGGTCGGTCACGCCGCCCTGGAGGAGATCGTCCGCAAGGTGCTGCTGACCTACTACAGCACCACGTCCTTCTTCACCCTGTACGCCAACGCCGGCAGCGGCTGGGACCACTCGAAGCTGGCCGACGCCCCTGCTCCGCAGGACCGCCCGCTGCTGGACCGCTGGCTGCTGTCCGAGCTCAACGAGGTCGTGCGCGACGTCACCGAGGCGATGGACAAGTTCGACACGACCGGGGCCGGGCGCCGCCTGACCGCGTTCGTGGACGACGTGTCCAACTGGTACGTGCGCCGTTCCCGCCGCCGGTTCTGGGGCGGGGCGGACACCCCCGAGGGCGCGGCGGCCTTCGCCACGCTGTTCGAGGCGCTGGAGACAGTCACCCTGCTGATGGCGCCGATCGTGCCGTTCCTGACCGACCACGTGTGGTCCGCGCTGCGCCGCCCGGAGGGCCCGGACTCGGTGCACCTGGCCTCCTGGCCCCAGGTGAACGAGGACCTGATCGACCCCGAGCTGTCCAAGAACATGGCGCTGACCCGCCGTCTGGTGGAGCTGGGCCGCTCCGCCCGGGTGGACTCGGCCATGCGCACCCGGCAGCCCTTGGCCCGCGCCATGGTGGGCGCTCCGGGCTTCGCCGACCTGCCGGAGCAGCTGCGCGCGCAGGTGGCCGACGAGCTCAACGTGGCCGGGCTGGACTCGCTCTCCTCGGTTCGCGGCGACCTCGTGGACTACGTGGTCAAGCCGAACTTCCGCGCCCTGGGCAAGCGGTTCGCCAAGCGCACGCCGCTGGTGGCCAAGGCCATCCAGGCCGCCGACCCGGCCGCGCTGGTCGAGCAGGTCCGCGAGACCGGCTGGGCGCAGGTGCGGGTCGAGGACGAGCCGGTGGAGGTCAACGCCGACGAGGTGCTGGTGACCGAGCAGCCCCGCGAGGGCTGGGCGGTGGCCTCCGAGGCCGGTGAGACGGTGGCGCTGGACCTGGAGCTGACCCCGGAGCTGCGCCGCGCCGGTCTGGCCCGCGAGATGGTCCGGATGCTCCAGGAGGCCCGCAAGAACAGCGGCCTGGACGTGTCCGACCGGATCCACGTGTGGTGGGCCAGCGAGGACGAGGCCGTCCGGCAGGCGCTGTCCGAGCACGGTCAGATGATCGCCGGTGAGGTGCTCGCCGACGCCTTCGTGGCCGGCGCGGGCGAGGACGCCCCGCACTCCGCGGAGTCGGAGGAGTTCGGTGTGACCTTCAGCTTCCGCCGCGCCTGA